Proteins found in one Panicum hallii strain FIL2 chromosome 4, PHallii_v3.1, whole genome shotgun sequence genomic segment:
- the LOC112891211 gene encoding uncharacterized protein LOC112891211, with protein sequence MKPDVKLIILGMALRFLLCINHPCVREHLPQATQTLSRSKAEATSSLELAAMTMSHRRLFPMLLLLCISLLSILVVPSVSSSLLSFDIHFASWGYDPQEVLFHQTSPRNLSSHGSRERDVYTGHHDKVVLRRKKKKNFVPRTCDCSRFDGLMYARPAPLRDTATGEVASFKMTLCLRINRGEAGSSSSNGGVRTGLFLFLVPYPWNRGDTAIEVGLDSSCTGMDEPSLGSDPVVCAHVHYDAAEELLKTNIRVGDRSCLCMRRIDRGRMPNEAAVGFASTTAGDPIKLENVLTWAFHSTLEPKKKQDPPGLRPGAATGAESESSLGEQQVRLDPWNRNAELNFRYRRNWQQNWQLTCSISVSLSYGNANEGMD encoded by the coding sequence ATGAAACCTGACGTGAAGCTGATCATCCTGGGCATGGCACTGCGGTTTCTTTTGTGTATAAATCACCCTTGTGTTCGAGAGCACCTGCCACAGGCAACGCAAACACTGAGCAGATCGAAAGCAGAAGCAACGAGTTCACTAGAGTTGGCTGCAATGACTATGAGCCACCGCCGGCTGTTCCCCATGCTCCTGTTGCTCTGCATCTCGCTCTTGTCCATTCTTGTTGTGCCTAGCGTCTCTTCATCCCTCCTCTCCTTCGACATCCATTTCGCAAGCTGGGGCTACGACCCACAGGAAGTACTCTTCCACCAGACCAGCCCAAGAAACCTCAGCTCCCATGGAAGCCGCGAACGCGACGTGTACACAGGCCACCATGACAAGGTGGTGCTCCGccgcaagaagaagaagaacttcGTGCCCAGGACGTGCGACTGCTCAAGGTTTGACGGGCTGATGTACGCGCGGCCGGCGCCGCTCCGGGACACGGCCACCGGCGAGGTCGCCAGCTTCAAGATGACTCTGTGCCTCAGGATCAACCGTGGTGAGGCAGGTAGCAGCAGCTCCAATGGCGGCGTCCGCACTGGTCTGTTCTTGTTCCTGGTGCCCTACCCCTGGAATCGCGGTGACACGGCGATAGAGGTTGGCCTCGACAGCAGCTGCACGGGGATGGACGAACCCAGCCTCGGCAGTGACCCAGTCGTGTGCGCCCACGTCCACTACGACGCCGCGGAGGAGCTGCTCAAGACCAACATCCGGGTCGGCGACCGGTCCTGCCTGTGCATGAGGAGAATCGACCGGGGACGCATGCCGAACGAGGCAGCCGTCGGTTTCGCCTCGACGACCGCCGGCGACCCGATCAAGCTGGAAAACGTTCTCACCTGGGCGTTCCACTCCACGCTggaaccgaagaagaagcaggaTCCCCCGGGGCTGCGGCCTGGTGCGGCGACCGGCGCTGAGAGTGAGAGCTCCTTGGGGGAGCAGCAGGTCCGCTTGGATCCCTGGAATCGCAACGCCGAGTTGAATTTCAGGTATCGGCGGAATTGGCAGCAGAATTGGCAACTGACGTGCAGCATCAGCGTATCTCTGAGCTATGGAAACGCCAATGAAGGCATGGACTAG
- the LOC112889118 gene encoding BTB/POZ and MATH domain-containing protein 2-like, whose amino-acid sequence MPSTAETLTDVVHSSKQIKVQGFSVTAAMAGHEVLTSGRWKVGGYDWEVQVLPNYCGSVAINLPFCSEVRTPSDVNANFSCRLIDPSGKIKPSPGISSTVKLRSAECRYLGALMSRRDLQTSGYLNDDAFTVECTLKVLRELRNKATAHRPADHLLRSSGLNHHLGELLRKGTGADVTLVASGESFKVHKAVLASRSPVFAAEFFGHMKEARSPVVEIEDMDAAVLGAMLRFIYTDTAPELDRPEDGAAVAQHLLVAADRYGIDRLKLVCEDRLYDGVNVETAAATLALAEQHVCSHLKAKCVELIAANLEAAMATEGYSHLMASCPSVMNDLLRAVHGRKN is encoded by the coding sequence ATGCCTTCTACAGCGGAGACCCTCACTGATGTTGTTCACTCGTCGAAACAGATCAAGGTCCAAGGATTTTCTGTGACGGCTGCCATGGCCGGACACGAGGTCCTCACGTCGGGGAGATGGAAGGTCGGCGGATATGATTGGGAGGTTCAAGTGCTTCCAAACTACTGCGGTAGTGTTGCGATTAATCTCCCCTTCTGTAGTGAGGTGCGCACGCCCAGCGATGTCAATGCCAACTTCAGCTGTCGGTTAATAGATCCTAGCGGGAAGATCAAACCATCTCCAGGGATTTCCTCGACTGTTAAGTTGCGCTCAGCGGAATGTCGTTATTTAGGAGCCCTCATGTCAAGACGTGATCTGCAAACATCAGGTTACCTCAATGATGATGCGTTCACCGTGGAGTGTACGCTCAAGGTGCTCAGAGAACTCCGTAACAAAGCAACCGCCCATCGCCCGGCAGATCATCTGCTCCGGTCCTCCGGCCTGAACCATCACCTCGGCGAGCTCCTGCGGAAGGGGACGGGAGCCGACGTCACGCTCGTCGCGTCTGGCGAGTCCTTCAAAGTGCACAAGGCCGTACTCGCTTCGAGATCCCCGGTCTTCGCGGCGGAGTTCTTCGGGCACATGAAGGAGGCGCGCTCGCCGGTCGTCGAGATCGAGGACATGGACGCGGCGGTGCTCGGGGCCATGCTCCGCTTCATCTACACCGACACGGCGCCGGAGCTCGACCGGCCGGAGGACGGGGCGGCCGTCGCGCAGCACCTCCTCGTCGCGGCGGACAGGTACGGCATCGACAGGCTCAAGCTGGTCTGCGAGGACAGGCTCTACGATGGCGTCAACgtcgagacggcggcggcgacgctggCCTTGGCGGAGCAGCACGTCTGCTCGCATCTCAAGGCCAAGTGCGTCGAGCTCATCGCTGCGAACCTTGAAGCCGCCATGGCGACCGAGGGGTACAGCCATCTCATGGCGAGCTGCCCTTCGGTTATGAACGACCTCCTCAGGGCTGTGCACGGAAGGAAGAACTGA